In the genome of Rhodamnia argentea isolate NSW1041297 chromosome 3, ASM2092103v1, whole genome shotgun sequence, one region contains:
- the LOC115757343 gene encoding p21-activated protein kinase-interacting protein 1-like yields MSLIAGSYEKFIWGFKLKPLKHSPDGHTLTLTKLFCYPSHLSPISSVAAAGPVAASGAGDDTVHLYDLTAASSLGSLHHHSATVTALCFYTPSHLSFPRNLLSASADGSVCIFDADPFVHLTTVRVHKKGGVNSISVHPSGKLALTVGRDECLAMVNLVRGRRSFCCRLGKEASLVGFDLSGERFFMVMGDRVGVHEAEDARLVWEMETGKRVLCAAPGESGLLYTGGEDRSVTAWDTKTGKIAYQIEDAHSTRVKGIVVLSKSNDTSVEDDPYLVTSASSDGVIRVWDVRMASKEKPVPLAEVNTKSRLTCLAGTSLKSLRRPQLGEKVSKEDMVADGAS; encoded by the exons ATGAGTTTAATCGCGGGCTCGTACGAGAAGTTCATCTGGGGCTTCAAGCTCAAGCCCCTCAAACACTCCCCCGACGGCCATACCCTAACCCTAACCAAGCTCTTCTGCTACCCCTCCCACCTCTCCCCAATCTCTTCCGTCGCCGCCGCTGGCCCCGTCGCGGCCTCCGGCGCCGGCGACGACACCGTCCACCTCTACGACCTGACGGCGGCCTCCTCCCTGGGCTCCCTCCACCACCATTCTGCTACGGTCACCGCCCTCTGCTTCTACACCCCTTCGCACCTCTCGTTCCCGCGCAACCTCCTTTCCGCTTCAGCGGACGGCTCAGTGTGCATCTTCGACGCCGATCCCTTCGTGCACCTGACGACAGTTAGGGTTCACAAGAAGGGCGGAGTCAATAGCATCTCTGTGCATCCGTCGGGGAAGCTGGCGCTGACGGTGGGGAGGGACGAGTGCTTGGCGATGGTCAACTTGGTGAGGGGGAGGAGGAGCTTCTGTTGCCGGTTGGGAAAGGAGGCGAGCTTGGTGGGGTTCGATTTGAGTGGAGAGAGGTTCTTCATGGTTATGGGGGATAGAGTTGGGGTTCATGAAGCCGAGGACGCGAGGTTGGTCTGGGAAATGGAGACTGGGAAGAGGGTTCTCTGTGCTGCTCCCGGTGAG AGTGGACTTCTATACACTGGTGGTGAAGACCGGAGTGTTACTGCATGGGACACAAAGACTGGGAAGATCGCATATCAAATTGAGGATGCTCATTCCACCCGTGTCAAAGGTATTGTTGTACTCAGTAAGAGCAATGACACAAGTGTGGAAGATGATCCATATTTAGTGACGTCCGCATCGTCCGATGGGGTTATACGTGTTTGGGATGTTCGAATGGCTTCGAAGGAAAAGCCTGTTCCACTGGCTGAGGTTAACACAAAATCAAGGCTCACTTGTCTGGCTGGAACATCTCTGAAGT CTCTGAGAAGGCCACAGTTAGGAGAAAAGGTTTCTAAGGAGGACATGGTCGCAGATGGAGCATCATAA
- the LOC115757342 gene encoding ribosome biogenesis regulatory protein homolog isoform X2 has product MEETRTVQVDLGNLMALDSSHHFPSLPSSREELIQKCLEKGTELVQVVADALFNLPSTEDVDGPIVKLPPPTTKLPREKHLPKPKPPTTWEMFAKAKGIKNRKKDKIVYDEQTGTWKRRYGYDRVNDDQDVPILEAKATDEVGSDPFAVRRADKKKRVEKQNKNRLQNLKQAAKDHALPSHIQLAATALPITGTQAAPKKVSKDELGNVAGLAATATASGGKFDKKLPGEKKPKHEQKHRKFLPVAEGKGQGSKEKEQTDRVLNKLLSKNSHEILNVDKAVTMYNVKKEKKRSKQKRDSSSNSSKLKPQKKVQKKPIKKGSVNKGSAKKGKSK; this is encoded by the exons ATGGAGGAGACTCGGACTGTGCAGGTTGACCTCGGGAATCTCATGGCCTTGGATTCTAGTCACCACTTCCCTTCCCTACCTTCTTCGAG GGAGGAGTTGATACAGAAGTGTCTGGAGAAGGGGACTGAGCTTGTTCAAGTGGTCGCAGATGCCCTTTTCAACTTACCTTCGACTGAAGATGTGGATGGCCCTATTGTCAAGTTGCCACCTCCAACAACAAAATTGCCTAGAGAAAAGCAT TTGCCAAAGCCCAAACCTCCTACAACATGGGAAATGTTTGCCAAAGCGAAAG GTATAAAAAACCGTAAAAAGGACAAGATTGTTTATGATGAGCAGACTGGTACTTGGAAACGCCGCTATGGATACGACCGTGTTAATGATGATCAAGATGTGCCCATACTCGAGGCCAAGGCCACTGATG AGGTTGGAAGTGACCCTTTTGCTGTGAGACGGGCTGATAAGAAGAAGCGCgttgaaaagcaaaacaaaaaccGATTGCAGAACCTAAAACAAGCTGCAAAAGATCATGCTTTGCCAAG CCATATCCAGCTAGCGGCCACAGCATTGCCCATAACAGGAACCCAGGCTGCACCAAAGAaagtgagtaaagatgaacTGGGGAATGTTGCCGGATTGGCAGCTACCGCCACAGCCAGTGGTGGGAAGTTCGACAAGAAGCTTCCAGGAGAAAAGAAGCCCAAACATGAGCAAAAGCATCGCAAG TTCCTTCCAGTAGCAGAAGGAAAAGGGCAGGGTTCAAAAGAGAAGGAGCAAACGGACAGAGTTCTAAACAAGCTCCTTTCCAAGAATTCACATGAAATACTTAACGTTGATAAG GCTGTTACGATGTACAAcgtgaagaaagagaagaaacgaaGTAAACAAAAGCGAGACTCCTCTTCAAACTCAAGCAAGCTGAAACCACAGAAGAAAGTGCAAAAAAAGCCCATTAAGAAGGGATCTGTTAACAAGGGATCTGCGAAGAAAGGGAAATCTAAATGA
- the LOC115757342 gene encoding ribosome biogenesis regulatory protein homolog isoform X1 — MEETRTVQVDLGNLMALDSSHHFPSLPSSRFTLLEELIQKCLEKGTELVQVVADALFNLPSTEDVDGPIVKLPPPTTKLPREKHLPKPKPPTTWEMFAKAKGIKNRKKDKIVYDEQTGTWKRRYGYDRVNDDQDVPILEAKATDEVGSDPFAVRRADKKKRVEKQNKNRLQNLKQAAKDHALPSHIQLAATALPITGTQAAPKKVSKDELGNVAGLAATATASGGKFDKKLPGEKKPKHEQKHRKFLPVAEGKGQGSKEKEQTDRVLNKLLSKNSHEILNVDKAVTMYNVKKEKKRSKQKRDSSSNSSKLKPQKKVQKKPIKKGSVNKGSAKKGKSK, encoded by the exons ATGGAGGAGACTCGGACTGTGCAGGTTGACCTCGGGAATCTCATGGCCTTGGATTCTAGTCACCACTTCCCTTCCCTACCTTCTTCGAGGTTCACACTTCT GGAGGAGTTGATACAGAAGTGTCTGGAGAAGGGGACTGAGCTTGTTCAAGTGGTCGCAGATGCCCTTTTCAACTTACCTTCGACTGAAGATGTGGATGGCCCTATTGTCAAGTTGCCACCTCCAACAACAAAATTGCCTAGAGAAAAGCAT TTGCCAAAGCCCAAACCTCCTACAACATGGGAAATGTTTGCCAAAGCGAAAG GTATAAAAAACCGTAAAAAGGACAAGATTGTTTATGATGAGCAGACTGGTACTTGGAAACGCCGCTATGGATACGACCGTGTTAATGATGATCAAGATGTGCCCATACTCGAGGCCAAGGCCACTGATG AGGTTGGAAGTGACCCTTTTGCTGTGAGACGGGCTGATAAGAAGAAGCGCgttgaaaagcaaaacaaaaaccGATTGCAGAACCTAAAACAAGCTGCAAAAGATCATGCTTTGCCAAG CCATATCCAGCTAGCGGCCACAGCATTGCCCATAACAGGAACCCAGGCTGCACCAAAGAaagtgagtaaagatgaacTGGGGAATGTTGCCGGATTGGCAGCTACCGCCACAGCCAGTGGTGGGAAGTTCGACAAGAAGCTTCCAGGAGAAAAGAAGCCCAAACATGAGCAAAAGCATCGCAAG TTCCTTCCAGTAGCAGAAGGAAAAGGGCAGGGTTCAAAAGAGAAGGAGCAAACGGACAGAGTTCTAAACAAGCTCCTTTCCAAGAATTCACATGAAATACTTAACGTTGATAAG GCTGTTACGATGTACAAcgtgaagaaagagaagaaacgaaGTAAACAAAAGCGAGACTCCTCTTCAAACTCAAGCAAGCTGAAACCACAGAAGAAAGTGCAAAAAAAGCCCATTAAGAAGGGATCTGTTAACAAGGGATCTGCGAAGAAAGGGAAATCTAAATGA